The genome window TGCAACGACGCGGTGGCGTGGGTGGAGGTGAGCGCCCCGAAGAGCGGCACGGTCGTCGAAGCGGCCCAGTCCCTGGCCGGTTCGATGGACACGAAATGCACTGCGACGGTGTCGCCGGGCTCCGCTCCCACCACATGGAAGGGGCCGGTCTGCGGGTTGAGGAAGGGGAACTCGCAGACCTCGGAGACCAGGTCCTTCTCGGAGCGGACCCGCCCGGCGAAGCAGTCCTCCGTGTACACGTCGAGGAACGTCCCCGGCTCGATCCGGGCGACCGGAGCCGCTCCGCCGAAGGTCCAGGCGTACTCGCCCTCCTCGGGGCGGACGGTCAGGATGCGGGGGTCGTTCATGGCTGTACTGCTCCTGTCTCTGCTGTCCCGGCCGGCGCCGGGGTGTCGTCACGATGGATCCGTCCGGTCTGCGCCACCCGGTCCGGATGTCTGCGCAGCAGAACCGCCAGTACAACGATCCCGATCAGCATCCAGACACCGACGATTGGACCGGCGTACGAGACGGGCGCGCTGAGCTCGGAGACGAAGTCGAAAGCCGGGATTCCGGCGGCCGTCAGCAGCGCGGGGACGAACGCCGCCATGCCCAGTACCGGGAACAGCAGGTGGAGTACGGGGTTGAAGGTGTCGCGACGCCTTCGCAGGAAGTAACCGGCGCAGGACAGATTCACGATGATGTACACACCGATGATCACCGTGACGATCACGGTGGCCAGCAGCATGAACGCGGTCACCGGGTCATAGGCGAAACCCAGCCCGAGCGCCGCGCCGACCGCGATCACGAATTGCACGGCCACTCCGGTGACGGGGGAGCGGCGCCGCGGATGGAGCCTCGCGAAGGCCTGCGGGAACACGCCGATACGGCCGAGCGCGAACGCCGTACGGGTCGACACATTGGCACACGCGTTGGCGTTGGCCACGGTCGAGTTGACCACGGCGAGGAAGAGGAGGACCCAGAACAGCCCGAACGAGGCGCGGGCCACACCCTCCCAGGAAGCGGCCCCCGAGCCGCCGAATCCGGCGAATCTGTCGGGCCCGAAGTACACCGACATCGCATAGGTGGTCAGGACATAGACCAGGCCGATGGAGAGCGCCGCGCCGAGTACCGCGCGCCGCATGGTGCGTCGCGGGTTCTTCGTCTCCTCGGCGAGCGGTGCCGCGGCCTCGAAGCCCGCGAAGGCGAGCACGGTGTAGACCGAGCCGGCGAAGATCCCGCTGATGCCGTCGAATCCGTCGGCGGTGTGCGAAGTCCCGAATACCGAAAGGGAGTTGTCCGCACCGGCCTGCCCGATGAGCAGCGCGGCGAAGGCGACGAAGACGAGCACCTCGAAGATGCCGAGCACCGTGCCGAACCGGGCGGAGGCCCGTACCCCGAAATACCCGGCGAGCGCGATGATGACCGCGCCCAGCAACGACCACGGCCACCACAGGTCCGCCGGGTAGGACGGCCACTCCTGGTGCAGCGTGCCCGCTGTCGTGAAGCCGAGCTGGAGCAGCAGCAGCGCGGGCACCAGCGCCTCGACGAAGACGTAGCCCCAGCCGACGAGGAACCCGATGGCCGGATGCAGTCCCTGTGCGGAGTAGGTGGCGACGGAACCGGCGGTCGGCAGATGGCGGGCCAGTTCGGCGACGCACGAGGCGGTGAACAGGCAGGCGACCAGGGCCACCACCACGGACAGCGGCAGACTGCCGCCCGCGAACGCGGCTCCGGCCGGAATCGACGCGGCGATGGCGGCGGCGGGGGCCATCGCCGTGATGCTCTGGAAGAGGACTTCGCGCAGCCCGACGGCATCGCGTAACAGTCCGCTGCTGGAATCCCCCGACATCCCGCGGCTCCCTCTGTGTCCGATGACCGGAAGGTGTTGTCCGATGTGCGGCCGAGTGCCTCGCGCGCCCTACCGTACGGGCGCCGCGCGGGTGGCGGAAGACGGCAGGAATCGAAAACGACTTCGTGGAGAGGGGAGTACGCCGGAATGTGCGGCGATGTCGGCACGGGAGCGGGCAGTCGGGCACATGGGCACCCGTGGGCCGTGTGCGGTCGGTGAAGTCCAGGACGAATCAGGCGATTCGGCGATCCGGTCCTCGGCGGACACTCGTTGCCGAGGACCGGGATACGGCCAGACGCCAGGGCGTGTTTTGGAAGTCCCGTCTGTCTCGCGGGGTCTGACACGCACGCTCGCCGCGTTGCCGAAATGCCCTGGTAGCTCCGCTACGAGGGCACCCCGGCGCCTTGCGATCGCACGCGCCGGACCCCGCGAGACCCGCCCTCCGGGCGATGACGCTACTTCTGAAACACGCCCCAGGTCAGCCGCGCAGCGGGCGCGGCAGCCTGAGCTGCGTCACCGACGTCTCGATGCCGCTGTCGACCAGGCGGCCGTTCGTGTCGAAGGCCTCGGCACCGTCGGTCATCCCGAAGTCGTTGTCGTTGATGAGAGCGAGCGTGTCCCGGCCCGTCACCGCCACCCCTTCGATCTTCCCGGGTACTCCCGCGACCTTGCCCAGGTCGACGACCAGGCTCTTGCGGAGCACCGGCACGCCCGACGCCGAGGGGGCGGTGAGTTCCTCGTACGAGGGAGACGTCGCCGGGTCGTCCCAGGCGGAGCCCAGGATGCCGGAGCCGTGCGGGAGCGTCACCCGGTGCAGCCTGGCCGCCTTGTCCGTGCGCTCCTCGACCAGCAGATCGTTCCGGCCGATCGCGACGACCGAGGAGATCTTCAGCTCGGAGGTGTCGTCCTCGCCCGGGTCCACGACGTCCACCGCGTCGAACCGGTAGGCGTACTCCGCGGTGA of Streptomyces sp. NBC_01363 contains these proteins:
- a CDS encoding APC family permease, whose product is MSGDSSSGLLRDAVGLREVLFQSITAMAPAAAIAASIPAGAAFAGGSLPLSVVVALVACLFTASCVAELARHLPTAGSVATYSAQGLHPAIGFLVGWGYVFVEALVPALLLLQLGFTTAGTLHQEWPSYPADLWWPWSLLGAVIIALAGYFGVRASARFGTVLGIFEVLVFVAFAALLIGQAGADNSLSVFGTSHTADGFDGISGIFAGSVYTVLAFAGFEAAAPLAEETKNPRRTMRRAVLGAALSIGLVYVLTTYAMSVYFGPDRFAGFGGSGAASWEGVARASFGLFWVLLFLAVVNSTVANANACANVSTRTAFALGRIGVFPQAFARLHPRRRSPVTGVAVQFVIAVGAALGLGFAYDPVTAFMLLATVIVTVIIGVYIIVNLSCAGYFLRRRRDTFNPVLHLLFPVLGMAAFVPALLTAAGIPAFDFVSELSAPVSYAGPIVGVWMLIGIVVLAVLLRRHPDRVAQTGRIHRDDTPAPAGTAETGAVQP